A stretch of DNA from Eschrichtius robustus isolate mEscRob2 chromosome 12, mEscRob2.pri, whole genome shotgun sequence:
CTCAAGCCCCACAGCAGGAATGGGAGGTGAGAGGGGCTGGGCCGACAGGAAGCCCTGCTCCGATGTCTGGGTCAGGGAGAAATAGTCCTTGTACCTTGGTCCTCTTGAGGTTTGAAGGGCCTGCTTGGCTGTGACCACGGAGCTGAGGGGAAGCCTGTGCTGACTGGAGAAATCTCAGGCTCACAGGGTCCAGTAGGCGTAGATAAGCGTCAGGAGGAGGAAGATGGCCACAGACAGCAGCATGTTCTTCCGGTTCTCCTGCCGAAGCAACTCCAGCTCCTTCTCTGGGAGGAAAAAGGGTGGTGGACAGGTGGTCTGGGCCCATCTGCTACTCTCATCTGCCTCCGCCTATCCCACCAATGGGCACACACACTGCTGAGCGCAGAGGTGTTCCCTCCCAGCTGCCTCCTTATCCATAAAAATGACTGTCCTCCTCGATCTGCCCAGATTTGGCTACAGATCCTGGCCCAAAAAAGCCCCAACCCCCAATGCTGCTCAACCATTTCTTTCCAAATGCAGTTGAAGATGGAATATGTGACGGAGTCACAAAAAGGCCTCACCCAAAAGCCAAGCTAGGTGGTGGCGTGGCCTCACCAGGTGAGCCCTCTGGCCCGTCACTGGGTGCCCCCGTGGTGCTCCTCCTGCCAGGGTGTCTCATCTGGTCAACTAGAGACTGAGGGCAGCTGGGACCTCCTGGGGCCTGACACTGGAGTAGGGACAGGGCGGGCCCACACCACCAGTGCTTCTAGCCCTGCCCTGCTGGATGCCCAGCTCAGCAGGAACGAGGGATGCTAAGACAAGGTAGTTTGTGCCCACAAGGCAGGCAGGCTGCCTCTAGAGGAAGCCAGCCCTGCTATGCTACAGCCACAGTGTATCCATTCATATGATACACAGGTGGTTAGTATTCTGTGAGGGATGACGTGAGTGGTAAATGCTACAATTCTGTGTGAAAATTGCTAGGTTTGAGAGGGAACTGATGTTCCATCCCTCCCTGTGTGAGGAAGCAGGGAGATACCTGCAAACCAGCTCTGGGCAGGCCAGACGGGACCCGGGTAGGGGTATGTGACAGGCACCGTGCTTACAGTGTGGATTCAACCTGGTTCCTACAGGAGGCTCCCTGCCATATGGACTATTCTAGGGCTGATTCTTGGCCAGGTCTGGCCCCTCAGGGTGAATAGAACAGACAAGCCTGAGGAGCCTCTGCAGACCCATTTCCTCCCAGGCTGCTGGGGGGAGCGCCCAGCAGCCACCCTCTAGCTCCTTGCCCTGTCTGGGCTCTACCTGGCTCTGCGCCCAGCACCCAGAAGGTGGCAGCATTGCTCCACTCACAGTAGCCCTTCACAGCACCCAAGTGGGAGGTTCATCCTCCACCCTGGACCCCAAAGACCCTATTCCCATCGCTCCCATTGCAGGGTTTTCCTGGGAGGGAGTGGAGgtctgggaggagggggcagggaggacagaCCTCCCAAGTCAGGGTGGATGTGAGGATCTCTTTTCCACCTGGCCACAGCCATACCCCTTCATCCCACAGGGGAAGAACAGACCCACAGGACTCTCCATCTCCCTTGGAACAAAGGAACAAACTTGGCTCTTCCAGGATGCTGGGCCTTCAGTTGGTTCCTGCAACCCCCTGGGGGCTGGCTCTCTCCCAAAGAATGCCCTTGACCCCCATCACTTTGTGGGCTCCCTGGGCTGTCTGACCCTTCCTGATCCTGGGACACGAGGGTGGGGCTGGTAATGGCAGGGAGCTTTCTTACCATAGCTGGAGGCTTTGTTCATCAGGCTGCTTTTCTCCTTCTCCAGAGAACTCCTGTGAGGGGGAAGTGGTCAAAATGGCTCaagccctttttctttttcccacctGAGGGGCAGCTGGCACACCAGAGCAAGGGAGACAAGAGGAACATGGGCCCAGGTCTCTGGTGGCAGGGGGATGGGAGGGGTGGCAGTTGAGGGCTGGGGCCCCGGGACAGATAGGAAGGACTTGGGGAGGTCGGGAGGAGCATTACCTGGCCTCTGAGCTCAGCTCCGCCCCATAGAGCCTGGAGTTCacagcctccaggtctccccAGCATCGTGACAGCTTCTTCTCCAGCCCATCCATCTGAAAGACACAGCACACCCAGCAGGTAGAGATGGGTGGCAGAGCCTTTCAGTTTTCAAGACAGCTGGGATCCTGGGATCGGGAGGAGGGAGCCTCTAGGAGTCTTTGAACTAGCAACTATGTTTTGCTGTCCTCTACCTCCACGTGGCTAGAAACAGCTTTGAGTGTTGCTCAGGGTCTCCAAGCTGCCCTGACCCACTGGGCCAAGCATGGGTTGGGGCAGATAGGAGCAGCCCCCCCAGTCAGCTGTCTCCCCAGCACAGGCCCCAGTTGGGCCCCACGGCAGGAGCAACCAGAGCCCTGAATGTGGCAGGCACAGGCGGCTCCTAGAATGAAACGGACGATGCAGGAAGCCTCTGCCTTTCCAAAGCATTCCACACGTGATTAGACATCTAGGGGCCAAAAAGCAGAGGCATGTTTTCACGTTGGTACACTTCATCTTAAAGTAACCTAAGCTGTAATAATATACATATTTCCATGAGATTCAATAAAAGTTACTGACAGTACAGCTCAAAAACACTTCTGTTGATTTCTGACTTGGTTCTTGCGCAAAAGCATTGACCATCATCAAGATAGCTGTGACTTATGGGGCAAAGTAGCTAAGCTCCTGAAAGGCTGCATGCCAAAGGTACCAGTTCTCCCATTTGTTTTGATTATAGTTTCAGAGATGTGTTCTTGGGGAAATAATTTGAGTTATGGGGAAATGTTTTATGAAATACTGGACTGGATCATCCAAGGTCCTGGTATCATGCATTTGGCTTTGAAAGTTCATCTGTGTCCATCTGTCTCCAGGTGTTTATCTAATCGGCCACCTCTCTAGGCCCGGGCCTGTTCTTCTTGAACCTCTGCCTGCTGGTGGGAGCCTAGATTTCAGTGGGTGGGAGTTCAGAGGGCCCTGTGTCCCTCATGGCAGCTGACTGAATACTGCTTTGGGTCCAGCTAATGCTTGATTTTCCATATGACTTCACTCATTCTCACCACATCCCTGGGAGGGATAGCAAATATCGATACAAGCTCTATTTCACAAATGGGAGAATGGGTCCTCCAAATGGAATGACTTTTCTGAGGAGTCAGAGTGGAACACTCCTTTCCTTATCGGTCTCAGCCAGTTCTCTGCTCCAATCTTTTCTGGAGTGGCCCCTGGACAGACGGTAATCAATGACTGCAACTACGAATCCCAGCATCCCTGGCCAGTGTTCTGGGGCCAGTGTCAGAGTCGCACTTGAAGACTCTGGGccttctgcccctccccctggCCAGTACCCATCCCAGCCATTCTGGGTCAGCTACTTTCCCTCGTCCCAACGCCCAGCCCAAAGGACACACCATCTACCCCCTTCCCTGCAGCCCCAGCCTGCTGCCAACTCCAGCTCTGGAAGCAGGGCCCGGTGGGGGGGAGCAACTGCAGAGCCTTCAGTTAACTGCTTGGTTAATTGTGTCACTTCTCTGCTAACGGGCACCAAAGGGAGGGCTGTCCTGGGAAACAGGACAGGATGGGGCCTGTGCCTGGGAGGCCAAAGGCCGTGCTGGAACCTGCGCTGTAGGGAAATGAGCACTGGGAAGCCAGACTCAGGGAACAGCAACAGCCTGATGTGAAGGTTAGTGGAGACGGAGCCGGGAGGAGCAGGTGCTTCAGGCCACCATGAAGCCTGCCCTTCGTAGCagtacccccaacacacacagccAGCCCCTCAGTACCCTAAGACTTGCTGTTTCCACTTCCCGGTGTAGAAACCACAAACAGAGCACCAAATTCCACGCTGGGTCCCACACAAAGCTTGATTCCTGATGCTCTatctcctccatgaagccctTGGCTGGAGAGGTACTGCCTCCTTCCCCTGGCTGATTAACCAAGCCTTCTCTCGTGAAGCTGAGCACATATTGTGTCATCCAGCTACATGTGTCCAAACCTCATCTTGCCAAAGTCTGGGAGCCCCTAGGGCAGATGATGTAAACCTGCAGCCCAGTGGTCAAGTCTAGCCCAGATCGGCCCATGCCACTTGTGTATGTGACTGCCTGGCCTCTAAGGATGCCTGACTTTGTAGCTCCTGTCCTAGAAGGCCTGGCCCACTGCAGTCCTTGTGTTTGTAGCCATGGAGGAATGAGTAGGGTTGGGTGTGGGTGGGGCCCAGGGGCTGGGCCTCATGTGGCACCGGGAGTCTAAAATCCTCCCCTCATGCccacagaagctggaagaagctaGGAGAAGCAGCTGTATGTGCACATAGATTATGTACTTTGTGGATTACCCAGTGCAAGTATTAGTCCTAGGTTAGATTTCTCCCTGTCCCACCTTCGGCCAGCCCCTGGTTTGCACGTCATTCTGGGGAGGAAGTTTGGGGACTTCCATCCCTAAACACCTCTACAAGGCTACCAGGGGCCCAAACGGGATAACTGAGCCAGAGGGAGGCCAAGAACTCACGCTCAGCAAAACCTTTAAATTGAGGTTGGCAAACCACAAGTGGCCAAGCTGGTCTGCTGTCATGCTCTGGGCAGGGCCTGTGGAGCTGGTAGCTAGAAGCCTTTATCTGAACGAGCCCAATCTATCTGCAGTTCCATGAATACCCCACTTTCACTTACCACTTTTTAATGAGCTTAAACAGACTAACACAAATCAAGGTTTTAGGGACTCAAGTTCTAACCTCCCTCTATGAATATTTATGTCCTGCTGCAGCTCTCTCTGATACCCTTCTAAATATCAAGTTCTCCTCCTTTATAACCCAGCTGCTTGATATGGGCTGAGTGACGGGGAGTCTGGGACCGTCAGGAGGCTCTTCAGTAGGCCACAGACCCATCCTCAGAAGGTGACCCCACTGGCAGTTAAACACCCTGCAGCATTTGTTGATGCAGAAGCCAGTTCTCAAGCAGCTATAATAATGAGTGCAAACATTCTAGTGAACTACTGGCCGCAGataaggcagggagggagggtcaGGATGCATCTTTTAGTTGTGGCTGGGGTCGGGAGTGGTGGCTACAGAGCAAAGCTAGCCCAGCAAGATGGACCCAGAAATAGGGGAGAGGACCCAGGAAGTGGGCCTTAAAAGAAGCCCCTAGTTGGCTTTTCAGTCAACTCTCAACGACATGCACATAGATAATGCACTTCGCAGATTCCCCCAAACAAATCTATAGTCCTTGATTAGCTTCCTCTCCGCCACTGGGCTGAAGTCAAGAGAGGACAAGATAGCCAGGACCAGGAGAGAAAACACGGGTTAGGACCAGAATAAGGAGACAAATGTCAAGAAGATTCTGGAAGCATAAGGGTCAGAACTGGGCAAGCAGTTGGGAGCCCAAGTGCTCAGAAGCCTGAAATTGTAGTTCCTGAAAAGTGTGGTAATAAGGAGTGTGGGCTGTAATCAGATGCCTCAGCTGGCCGTTCACTTGCCGTGTGTCTAGGTGACTTCCTTAATttggtgcctcagtttactcatgtgtaaaacaaagataataatgtTTCCTATTTCAGAGAACACAAGTCAGAACTGCCTCTGGATGCCCAAAGTCCCCAATAATACCAGTAGCAGCCAACACTTCGGTAGCAGgcatatgtgccaggcactgctctaagcacCTCACATGACTCCCTCACATGTGGGGAtgaagtaacttgtccagggtcacgcAGCCAGTACCCGGGGGAGCGGGCGGTGGGAGTCGGTGCTGTGAGCTACCAGCACACGTGGGGGAAGCTCAGAGGCACCAGCCCGGAGCCACTCTTAGCTCCTGGCCATAAACTCCGCTCCTTACACCCTGGGCCATGCGGTTTGTGGGCAGCTTCCCGTATGCTCCCCAATGTCTGCACCAACTCAGCAAGGAAGGGACTTTTTACAGTCTCGCTTTTACAGAGGAGCAAACTCCGACACGGAGAATTTAAGCAACCTGCCCCAGGTCGTGTCACTGGGAAGTGGCAGAATTGGGGTCTGAATCTGGGTTTTTCTGCTTCAGAGCTTATGCTCTTTCCACCTCTTCAAGCTCTTTCTCCAAAATCTCTCATGAAAACATTCATGACAAAGAAGGGTTCTGTGGAACAAAATCATTCCACATCCCAATCGAAACCCATCTAAGCTTGTTGATCTGGCTTTAACAGATTCTCTACTCTGAATAATCTTGTATAAGGGCTTTGCTTGCTTTCTGTCCACATAACAGATACTCACTGTGAGGGGAGAACCTGACTGAAATCTGTTTGCTTGGAGACAGTGAGCGTCTCCAAGCCCAGCATCTGTCCTCACATTGAAGCCAATTACGCTCTAACTCTGGGCTTCACGGACATCCCAGGCACCCTCCTCCAAACCGCCTATGCTGCCAAAGCACcctccaaaacacacacaaaacagaccCGGGTTTGAGAAGGAAAAAGGTGGGCTAGTTGGGCCTGATAAACCCTCCTTTCCCCAAAGTCTTTCTTCTCACTTGCTAATAACTCACAGCCCAGAGAGTGGTGTCAGCTGTTtcagctccagctccagctccagccccagcAGTCTGGGAACCGGATTTCTGGAAATCCACTCATTTTCACAtgtcagggaagccccaaaacgtTTATTATAATGGGTAGAGAAGCCGGACCGCCTGCCCAGATGGTCTCTGGCAGGAGAGCAGGGGCTTCCCATCTGGGGCCTTGAGGCCACACAGCCAAGTGACACGGGGGTCACGGGCCTTGATTTTCCAGGTGACTATCCTCAAACCCCAAAGGACCGATCACCCTGATACCGCTTAAGGGATGTTCTTCTGTGGAGGAGGCTCTGTGAGGGCAGAAAACAAAAACCTCCGCCATGGCTCCCAAATCATCAGAAGTTTCTCTCCCAGGCTGGGCAGATGAAGACAGTAAACCTTCCCAGTTTTTATTCAATGAACAACTTACAGGAAAAGCAGAGAGCCAAGGGACTTGTCATTTCTCTGGAGAGTCACCTCCCGCCCCAGGTCAGGAACGTGGAGGTCCTCCTGAAGCCCGCGCAAGCTCCGAGGCCTTCTGGCCTCTGAGAGGCTCTGCAAGCGGAGCCACGTCAGTCCTCACCTGAAGCCTTCAGCTGTCCCTGGGCCAGAACGTTGTCTGgggtttcctttctcttctttcccccaatatatattttttgataaagTAGCAAAAGCTTCTTCATCGCTGAAAGGCTCAAAGCACTTTTCAAGACCTGGCATCCACCCCGTGCCTTATGAATTCATTAATTAAGATGCTGGCAAACAGCCACTCCACACATGCTGACATCCAGCCATGTTAGGTAATGAGGTTTTAGTCTCCTGACCCCCATCAGATGGAGTGGAGCCAGACGCAGGCTGCTGAGAGAAATCACCTGCCCAATGGCGACCTGTCGCTTGCGCCTGGCAGCAGGTGAGGCTCATTTAATGGTCAGCCGCCCTTGAACTGTGTCTGCAGGCCTCAAGCCTTTCTCTCAGCCCTGACTGGGCAGCCGCCAGCAAGACAGTGTCCAGCCGCCTGCTCCACTGTGGCCTCCTGATCTCTCACCAATGAACCACTCAACTGGGCCCAGAAGTCAGGGGTGAGAGTTCAAGTGCCTCCTCTAGCCTCTCAAAaccaattcagtaaatatttattgatagtcTACTAGGCTGCTTCCATCCCTTGTCTCAGAACATTGGTAGGTTCCTGTCAGCCTTGTAACAGCCTGTTCCAGAACTGAGACTGTCTTCCTCCACACTTAgtgctcctccctgcccccagggagcTCACAGTGCTGGCAGACACTACACAATCACAAGTGTCCACGCTCCTCTCCTCCTGGTGCTCATCCTGCCTTGGCCATTTTCTCCACTCAACCTACCACCTACCCTTCATCGTCACTGATCCTGGCCCCTTTTTCTGATAAGAATTCCAGTGAATTTTAAATGACTCCCATTAACTTTTATTCCCTCTAGCAGATACTATTAGTTGGCCAACACAACATTGATTCCCAACCCCTCCTCCTTTGCCTGCCTCCACCATAGAAGTAAGAAAAGCTCAACAGATGCTTTCCCAGCCTCAATGCAGCCAGAGGTGGTCATgacccagttctggccaatgagacgtTCCAGAAGTCAGCTGGGAGACGACTGAGAGAGCTTATGCTTTGCTGATAAAAGGGACAAAGATTGTTatagttcctttttctttcttccctgacTTAAAGTTGAATATGATGACTGGAGCTGTGGCAGCTATCTTGTGACTAAGAGGAAACAGCTAAGAGAATGCAGAAACACCAGCCCTGACATAGCTGAGCCTTTGAACCAATGCCAGTAGCCACCTCCCTCCAAATTTCTTGtgatgggaaaaaaaagtatattcttGTTTGATTAGGTCACTGAGGTCAGTTTTCTGTAACCTGTAGCTAAAAGCTTTCCAAACTGACAGATTTTTGTACTAGGGACCAGATCCAACCAAGTTATCCCCTTAAAGATGTCAACTAAGACACTGCACATCTGTTAACTAAAGACCAACTGGCTGTTGAAACATTTAAGACACTAAGAATGGTCCAGCTGTGGAGGAAAAAAAGTACAATGACCAAATAACAGCTCATtactatcagaaattaaaaaacaggTTTTATACCAGCCAAAATCCTATCAGTTTAGACTGAAATGCATCCTTTCCCTCAGCCAGAATCCTCCTATCAGTTTAGACTGAAATACAAcctttccctcctcccacacAACTTGAAAATCAGTACCAGAGCTGGTGATTTCTCACCTGAATTATAATTCTCTCTTGTTATTCAGAATAAAACTCATAGCCAGTTTTTCCCAAATCTGAGATCTCACAAGGTGGCAAATGAGTTGGATAAAAAGGCCTTGAAAGGAGCCACAAGTtgggaaggctgggaggtgcCTTGGTGTCCTGGGAAGTGACTGCCCAGTACAGCTGGCCCCAGCCAACCCTCAGGGGGAGTGCTCAGTAATTGCTTCATTACAAGTGGAGGCTGTTTGCAGGTGCTGAGATGACTCACTTGTGGGAGTTTTATTGCACTCGTCAGATTAACAAACATTTTTGATTAAATCACCACTTCATTGGCTTTGAGCacacgactttttttttttttttttttcaaaacaacagATACACAAGTTTATTCATTgtggcattatttgtaatagcaaaatattgtaacaacctaaatgcccatccataAAATACTGGTTAAATAAACAATGGAGCAATAGTAGCtatgaaaaaaatgagacagatCTCTAAAAACTGATAAGGAATCATTTCCAGgatataatgttaagtgaaaaaaagcaacaaaaaagaatgtatatagtaTGTTGCCTTCTGTGCAAAAAAGAAGGTGACCTAAGTATATATAtgaacatctatctatctatctatctatctatctatccatctacctatctacctatggTGGGAACAAGGTAGAGGAGATTTGGAGAGAGACTTTGCTGACTATAGCTTTTTATATAGCTTTGACTTGTCAAACATGTCaatgttgtatattttaaaaaactaaaacaattaaaaagtgtGAAAAATCAAGcactaaaatgaaatacaaatagaAACAAATGTCTTTAGCAGTATGTGAAATTAAAGACATATCCATACATATCCATATAGACAAAAACTTCAAGTAATTTAAGCACACACTCTAGATTGTATACTTTTGTCAGATATATAAGGACGCTGCaaattactttataattttacttACTAGGTTAGTTATTGGTAATAGTATTGTAATTCTGAAACTATTTTGAGTGTATGTTGGATAGGACTAATGagtaaatattttgttgtttttggaaatCTCAGCTGATTTTTACTGAGGGATAAGGAGACACAAAGaagaggataaagaaaaagaaacctataGTGTTGGATTTCAATTGTACATAATAATATCAACTCATGATTTTaagatactttatatatatataaatactttttttttcaattgaagggGCCTAGAAGAAGTAACATCCCTGTTGTAATTGTATCCAGAATATCTTTTTAATGGGAAATTTATTTCCCATTAAAAGGAACCAGGTCTCCTGGGAGAAATGGAAGATTCCAGGTATGAGGCAAGGAAAGTACAAGTACAaggtgagcctggaacatcttatgCCAGAAAGCAACGACGGAGCACACGACTTTTAATAACAGGACAGTATCTACTGCTACTGAGCACCAGCACACATTCAATACTCAGATCCGCAGGGGGCAAAGGAGGAACAATGTGAGGAGATGGCTAGATGCCAAGTTTTTTCTCAGGTGCACAGTGGCAGAGCTCAAATCTTAGAATATACAAGCAAAAGGTAACCTAGACATCAAGATGGCCAACATAAATATCTATATTGGTAttgataggttaaaaaaaaaagggggtgaaGGTGACTGGTATACAGCACTAGGAGAGCATGTACCCCACCAAattcaaaacacttttaaaacCCGTGTCAGCCAAACAAAAGGCATCTATGATCATCTATGATCTTTATGTGGACCACAGTCAGCAAGTCTGTGCCTAAAACCCCTGGTGAAATTCAAGTCcttcatgttacagatgaggaaactaaagtccAAACAAGGGGCCTGACTTAACCACGACGGAAGGACACGACAGAACTACGAAGCCTACTGATAAGAAAGCACTGTTTGTTGATTATCCACCCTGTGCCGCACGTGCTAGGCACTTTACAAATattgtcttatttaatcctcaaaactacACTGTGAGGTAAGATGCAGTCTGCTGAGGAGAATTGGGCTGTCCACTAAAATACTCTTCTTCCACAGCAATGGAGCCGTAGTTGGGCACGTGGCCTTCTAGCTGATGAATGCATTTCCCAGCTACCCCTTGCAGGCCTTGCATCTTAGCTGCATCTTTGGCAATGGAAAGTGGGCACTCTGGGCCCAGAATTCTTAAGACAGTGGGTGTGCTTTCCCCACTCTCTCTTTCCCACCAGTGGATACCTCAATGGAGTGCAACCTAGTTTCATTCATGAGGTGACAACAGGCCCTGGCCCCCAGCAGAGCCGCAGATGGAAGGAATATGGCAGAACCAACACTGTCCTGGTACTCTAGACCAGGGGTTGACAAACAATGGTCTGTGGGCCAAATACGGTCCAtgacttgtttttgtaaataaagttttattggaacactctCATTAATTTATATACTGCCTATGGCCGCTTTTGTGCTAAGACATCCTATCTGAGTACAGCTGAGTCTCATTATTTGtggtagttatgttctataaGGTTGCCAACaatgaattagcaaatactgaaccaAGTTAGGTTCTGGggagcctctggtcacattttTATCAGCTGATCAATACAAAaccttgttttgtgtgtgtttctgtttaaagagaccttatttaatacatattgtTGATTAATTAACACTGAACTCACATCCAACAGgactataactcatgcctgagAAAGATTATCTAACACacattttctccataaggcatgtcacagccttcttgcacttTGGAAGACTAAATAGCACTTCAGCACTACACTCGAGGgctattttaaacagcaaaatcaccaagaaaagcaca
This window harbors:
- the CCDC167 gene encoding coiled-coil domain-containing protein 167 isoform X2, encoding MDGLEKKLSRCWGDLEAVNSRLYGAELSSEARSSLEKEKSSLMNKASSYEKELELLRQENRKNMLLSVAIFLLLTLIYAYWTL
- the CCDC167 gene encoding coiled-coil domain-containing protein 167 isoform X1; this encodes MTKKKRENVGVALEMDGLEKKLSRCWGDLEAVNSRLYGAELSSEARSSLEKEKSSLMNKASSYEKELELLRQENRKNMLLSVAIFLLLTLIYAYWTL